Proteins from a single region of Apium graveolens cultivar Ventura chromosome 7, ASM990537v1, whole genome shotgun sequence:
- the LOC141674306 gene encoding putative aspartic proteinase GIP2, whose translation MIRAQNVITSKISSGNLSIDVLSLSATDGLNPTNLELIPRFVFWCAPEFLLQGLPSEATGIVDLGHSQLSLPTQLVNQYNFTRKFPICLSPSKNSNGVIFIGEEPYVFFPGIDVSKILIYTPLAITSKNVGEFSDPHEYWINVRYIRINGRHVPLNSSYTKIRTKISTINPYIILETSVYNSVTNYFIHEAIAANNTRVNEVAPFQVCFSTATEVGSITRPDMPFVDLMMQSELVFWRIFETNLMVPVNNDTACLGFLDGGINQKYGIIVGGYQLEDNFVQFDVEKLRLGFTSSLLLKETSCDSFNFTSTGI comes from the coding sequence ATGATCAGAGCTCAAAATGTCATCACAAGCAAAATCTCATCCGGGAATTTGAGCATCGATGTCTTGAGTCTCAGTGCCACGGATGGACTCAACCCTACAAATTTAGAATTAATTCCTAGGTTTGTCTTCTGGTGTGCACCTGAGTTTCTGTTACAAGGCCTTCCTAGTGAAGCTACAGGAATAGTTGATCTTGGCCACAGCCAATTATCCTTACCAACACAGCTTGTGAATCAATACAATTTCACCCGAAAATTCCCCATCTGCTTATCTCCATCAAAGAACTCAAATGGTGTTATATTTATAGGAGAGGAGCCTTATGTATTTTTCCCTGGCATCGATGTTTCGAAGATACTTATTTACACTCCTCTTGCTATAACATCTAAAAATGTCGGTGAATTTTCAGATCCACATGAGTACTGGATTAATGTTAGATACATAAGAATAAATGGAAGACATGTTCCCTTAAACTCATCTTACACAAAGATTAGAACAAAGATTAGTACCATTAATCCGTACATAATCTTAGAAACTTCTGTTTATAATTCTGTAACTAACTATTTTATTCACGAGGCTATTGCCGCAAATAATACGAGAGTGAATGAGGTTGCGCCATTTCAAGTTTGTTTTAGCACGGCAACCGAGGTGGGAAGTATAACAAGACCAGACATGCCATTTGTAGATCTTATGATGCAGAGTGAGCTCGTGTTTTGGAGGATTTTTGAGACAAATTTAATGGTACCAGTAAACAATGATACTGCATGCTTAGGGTTTTTGGATGGCGGGATTAACCAAAAGTATGGGATTATTGTGGGGGGTTATCAGTTGGAAGACAATTTCGTGCAATTTGATGTAGAGAAATTGAGGTTGGGATTTACTTCTTCATTGTTGCTCAAGGAAACTAGTTGTGACAGTTTTAACTTTACGAGTACTGGTATTTGA